From a region of the Helianthus annuus cultivar XRQ/B chromosome 5, HanXRQr2.0-SUNRISE, whole genome shotgun sequence genome:
- the LOC110942899 gene encoding uncharacterized protein LOC110942899 yields the protein MKECLIQLPTLTAPRKKEPLILYLSAAVNAVGAVLIVEREGVQTPIYYVSKMLNDPEIRYSIMEKLVLALVHASRRLRRYFADHVITVLTNDKIGQILSKPEISGRLAKWAIELSAHTLIYKLRPTIKGQALYTNGASNEDGAGEGLRLVNPDGQELTYAICIDFKSTNNEAENEALLAGLRLAVKLGVQHLEAHVDSLLVAGQVCGDYAAKGDIIFLYLEQAMQLKSRFTSFNIRHVNRSENKLVDALSKLASTSFQHLEKEIHIEILQNPSVPLCQSNVIEYGTTSWMTPIIAYLQLGVTPESKAEACKLRYKVCHCQMGDKILYRKSYLGTLLGCVNPQDATYLIREIHEGICGIQSGPHYFMRLKHWP from the exons atgaaagagtgtttgatccAACTCCCAAccctaaccgcaccacgcaagaaaGAACCACTCATCTTGTACCTATCCGCCGCAGTCAACGCGGTGGGCGCGGTACTcatagtggagcgggagggagttcaaacaccAATCTATTATGTCAGCAAAATGCTTAATGACCCAGAGATAAGATACTCCATCATGGAGAAGTTGGTACTCGCACTGGTACATGCATCTAGACGGTTACGCCGTTACTTTGCAGATCATGTCATCACCGTGTTAACCAATGACAAAATCGGGCAAATCCTCTCCAAGCCCGAAATCTCTGGGAGACTAGCAAAATGGGCCATCGAACTGAGCGCGCACACATTGATCTACAAACTGCGTCCAACAATCAAGGGCCAG GCACTATACACCAatggtgcatccaacgaggaCGGTGCAGGCGAAGGTCTGCGACTCGTTAACCCTGATGGCCAAGAACTCACCTATGCAATCTGcatcgatttcaaaagcacaaacaatgAGGCAGAGAACGAGGCTCTACTAGCAGGGCTCCGTTTGGCAGTCAAGCTCGGCGtccaacatctggaagcacacgtcgactcacTACTAGTTGCAGGGCAAGTGTGTggtgactatgccgcaaaaggggatatcatatTCCTCTATCTCGAACAAGCCATGCAACTGAAATCACGATTCACCTCCTTCAACATCCGCCATGTCAATAGGAGTGAAAACAAACTAgtggatgcactatcaaaactcgcatccaccagcttccaacatcTGGAAAAGGAGATACATATTGAGATCCTGCAAAACCCCTCGGTACCCCTATGCCAAAGCAACGTCATCGAATACGGTACAACatcttggatgacaccaattattgcataCTTGCAATTAGGTGTTACTCCCGAAAGTAAAGCAGAGGCATGCAAGCTACGATACAAAGTGTGCCACTGTCAGATGGGAGACAAGAttttataccgcaaatcatacctggGGACACTCCTAGGATGCGTTAACCCTCAAGATGCCACATATCTGATTAGAGAGATACACGAAGGAATATGTGGCATACAATCAGGCCCACACTATTTCATGCGCCTGAAACATTGGCCTTAA